Proteins from a single region of Punica granatum isolate Tunisia-2019 chromosome 8, ASM765513v2, whole genome shotgun sequence:
- the LOC116188152 gene encoding early nodulin-93 — protein sequence MGIPSEMRDYWVNRRDSFVIPAPTEEQRTLNARNCTQEGVRAGVKAAAVTAVVIAVPTLAAVRVIPWAKANLNYTAQALIISAASIAAYFITADKTILACARRNAQNERAA from the exons ATGGGGATTCCGTCGGAAATGAGAGATTATTGGGTGAACCGAAGGGATTCGTTCGTGATCCCTGCCCCGACCGAAGAACAGCGGACTCTAAATGCAAGGAACTGCACTCAAG AGGGTGTTCGTGCCGGAGTGAAGGCAGCAGCAGTTACTGCTGTTGTCATTGCTGTGCCTACG TTGGCTGCTGTTCGTGTGATTCCTTGGGCAAAGGCAAACCTCAATTACACCGCGCAGGCTCTCATCATTTCTGCAG CCTCAATTGCCGCTTACTTCATCACCGCAGATAAAACCATCTTAGCGTGTGCAAGAAGGAATGCTCAGAACGAGAGAGCAGCTTAA
- the LOC116188151 gene encoding receptor-like protein kinase HSL1, with product MGTYMLCPCSSQLAKFELLPLALAFTLIFPGKVRYSNMSELLQIVLLTLLSVPFIVISQNPSSDELTILLNIKQLWGDPPSLVSWTNTSSSPCGWPGVNCTATGAVSELHLSDKNITTEIPPIICGLKSLTTLVLSWNYIPGQFPSSLYNCTNLQVLDLSMNYFVGPIPSDIDRLSSLQYIDLGGNNFSGDIPPAIGKLSNLQTLYLYQNEFNGTFPREIGDLSNLEVLGMAYNTKFVPAMIPGEFGNLRRLTFLWMTECNLIGEIPERMTNLSALEHLDLSRNMLTGPIPEGLFSLKNLSRLYLFHNKLSGQMPSSVSALNLVEIDLAMNNLTGPIPEDLGKLQSLTVLKLYSNNLSGEIPASIGKIPSLLIFRVFTNSLSGILPPDLGLHSALEAFEVSNNQFSGQLPQNLCANGVLTGVVANSNNLTGEIPESLGNCRTLRTLQLYNNNFTGIVPSGIWTLFNLSSLMISGNSFSGSLPTRTAWNLSRIEINNNRFSGQIPAEISSWSSLMVFKASNNFLSGNIPEELTSLSHLITLSLDGNQLEGELPPNIISWRSLTSLNVSRNKISGPIPAAVGSLPDLLNLDLSSNQLSGEIPLELGNLELTTLNLSSNKLSGKIPNEFNNLAYETSFLNNPNLCANNPVLNLHSCSVRSRDSDQLSPKYLILVLALALAVFFVTLLSSLLIIRDYRRRKIRRDLSTWKLTSFHRLDFTEANILSSLRDDNLIGYGGSGKVYRISIGRSGDYVAVKRIWNGRKLDARHEKEFLAEVEILGTIRHSNIVKLLCCISSDDSKLLVYEYKENESLDRWLHQRKRKLNSGASSAFQAFLDWPTRLQIAIGAAQGLCYMHHDCSPPIIHRDVKSSNILLDSEFNSSIADFGLAKTLVRQGEAYTMSAVAGSFGYFAPEYAYTTKVNEKIDVYSFGVVLLELVTGKEPNNGDENMSLAEGAWRHFAEGKPIEEALDKEIKKQCHSEDMTTVFKLGLICTGNSPSTRPSMKEVLHILRKCSASETWERKTVGREFDVTPLLGNATYLSSYRKSKKLSIEDGSGSLAYSV from the exons ATGGGTACATATATGCTATGTCCCTGCTCGTCTCAGCTCGCCAAGTTTGAACTCCTGCCGTTGGCCTTAGCCTTCACACTTATCTTTCCCGGCAAAGTCCGTTACTCCAACATGTCCGAACTACTCCAGATTGTCCTCCTCACCCTCCTCTCCGTGCCCTTTATCGTAATTTCGCAGAACCCGAGCTCGGACGAGCTCACGATCCTGTTGAACATAAAACAGCTATGGGGTGACCCGCCATCTCTCGTGTCCTGGACCAACACGTCGTCATCGCCGTGCGGTTGGCCGGGGGTCAACTGCACAGCAACAGGAGCCGTCTCCGAGCTTCACCTCAGCGATAAGAACATCACAACCGAGATACCTCCGATCATCTGCGGCCTCAAGAGCCTGACCACCCTCGTCCTGTCCTGGAATTACATCCCAGGCCAATTCCCGTCCTCGCTGTACAACTGCACCAACCTACAGGTCCTAGACCTGTCCATGAATTACTTCGTTGGCCCCATTCCAAGCGATATCGACCGGTTGTCAAGCTTGCAGTACATCGACCTCGGGGGAAATAATTTCTCTGGGGATATCCCGCCAGCAATCGGGAAACTGAGCAATCTACAGACGCTTTATCTTTACCAGAACGAGTTCAATGGGACGTTTCCAAGGGAGATCGGGGACTTGTCCAATCTCGAGGTCCTAGGAATGGCGTATAATACGAAGTTCGTGCCGGCGATGATTCCAGGTGAGTTCGGGAACCTAAGGAGGCTGACGTTTCTGTGGATGACAGAGTGTAATCTGATTGGCGAAATTCCGGAGAGGATGACGAACCTCTCGGCACTGGAGCATCTGGACCTGTCCCGCAACATGCTGACGGGCCCGATTCCCGAGGGCTTGTTCTCATTGAAGAACCTGAGTCGTTTATATCTGTTCCACAACAAGTTATCAGGTCAGATGCCGAGTTCGGTTTCGGCGCTAAATTTGGTTGAGATCGATCTCGCCATGAACAACCTAACAGGTCCAATACCAGAAGATCTCGGGAAGCTGCAGAGTCTGACTGTGTTGAAACTCTACTCAAACAATCTTTCCGGGGAAATTCCGGCAAGTATCGGGAAGATTCCGTCTCTTCTGATTTTCCGGGTCTTTACCAACAGCCTGAGTGGCATTCTGCCCCCTGATCTTGGACTGCACTCGGCATTGGAAGCATTCGAGGTCTCAAACAATCAGTTCAGTGGGCAGTTACCTCAAAATCTATGCGCCAACGGTGTCCTAACTGGAGTGGTCGCTAACTCTAACAACCTGACCGGAGAAATCCCGGAATCCCTTGGAAACTGCAGAACTCTCCGTACGCTTCAACTCTATAACAACAACTTCACCGGTATAGTTCCTTCAGGAATTTGGACACTTTTCAACCTATCAAGCTTGATGATAAGCGGAAACTCGTTCTCTGGCTCTCTTCCCACCAGAACAGCATGGAACTTATCGAGGATCGAGATAAACAACAATCGGTTTTCTGGTCAGATTCCGGCGGAAATTTCTTCTTGGTCAAGTTTGATGGTGTTCAAGGCCAGCAACAATTTCCTTTCTGGAAATATCCCGGAGGAACTTACGAGTCTTTCCCATCTGATCACTCTTTCGCTCGACGGTAACCAACTCGAAGGCGAACTGCCTCCGAATATTATCTCCTGGAGATCCCTCACGAGCCTGAATGTGTCGCGAAACAAGATCTCCGGGCCAATTCCAGCAGCAGTTGGATCCTTGCCCGATCTCCTCAACCTCGATCTGTCGAGCAATCAACTTTCTGGTGAGATCCCGCTGGAGTTGGGAAATTTGGAGCTGACCACTCTCAATTTGTCCTCTAATAAGCTTTCTGGGAAAATCCCGAATGAGTTCAATAACCTCGCTTATGAGACGAGCTTTCTGAACAATCCCAACCTATGTGCCAATAATCCAGTTCTCAATCTCCATAGCTGCTCCGTTAGAAGTCGTGACTCTGACCAACTGTCTCCCAAGTACCTTATATTGGTTCTAGCTCTCGCGCTGGCTGTGTTCTTCGTTACTCTCCTATCGTCTTTACTCATAATCCGAGACTACCGGAGAAGAAAGATCAGGAGAGACCTTTCAACTTGGAAGTTAACTTCATTCCACAGACTCGATTTCACAGAAGCAAACATTTTGTCGAGTCTGAGGGACGATAATCTCATTGGATATGGAGGATCAGGCAAAGTCTACCGAATAAGCATCGGCCGTTCAGGCGATTATGTGGCAGTCAAACGGATTTGGAATGGAAGAAAGCTTGATGCCAGGCATGAGAAGGAGTTTCTAGCGGAAGTAGAGATTCTCGGAACGATACGACACTCGAATATAGTGAAGCTCCTGTGTTGTATTTCAAGCGATGACTCGAAACTTCTTGTGTATGAGTACAAGGAGAACGAGAGTCTGGACAGGTGGCTTCACCAGCGCAAGAGGAAGTTGAACTCCGGTGCAAGCTCCGCCTTCCAAGCTTTCCTGGACTGGCCGACACGGTTGCAGATCGCTATtggggctgcccaagggctcTGCTACATGCACCACGACTGCTCTCCTCCTATCATCCACCGGGACGTGAAGTCGAGCAATATCTTGCTCGATTCCGAGTTCAACTCCAGTATTGCAGATTTCGGACTTGCCAAGACACTGGTCAGGCAAGGCGAGGCCTACACCATGTCTGCTGTTGCAGGCTCGTTCGGTTATTTTGCCCCAG AGTATGCCTACACAACCAAAGTGAACGAGAAGATCGACGTCTACAGCTTCGGGGTCGTGCTCCTGGAACTGGTGACTGGAAAAGAGCCCAATAACGGGGACGAGAACATGAGCCTAGCGGAGGGGGCATGGCGGCATTTTGCAGAAGGGAAACCAATCGAGGAGGCCCTAGACAAGGAGATCAAGAAGCAATGTCACTCGGAGGATATGACAACAGTGTTCAAGCTGGGGCTTATCTGCACCGGCAATTCACCGTCCACAAGGCCCTCCATGAAAGAGGTGCTTCACATTCTCCGAAAGTGCAGTGCCTCGGAGACCTGGGAACGAAAGACAGTCGGGCGAGAATTTGATGTGACGCCATTGCTTGGAAATGCTACTTACCTTTCGAGTTACCGGAAGAGTAAGAAGCTATCTATAGAAGATGGTAGCGGCAGCTTAGCTTACAGTGTATGA
- the LOC116188241 gene encoding tryptophan--tRNA ligase, chloroplastic/mitochondrial-like: MSRSALSHFFIPFNYSPRFTSLSSGGASSRFSRVLPLRRRSFAPSGRDPRRFQCYCSVSDSEPAILETSPSSVRKRIVSGVQPTGSIHLGNYLGAIKNWIALQNAYETLFFIVDLHAITLPYETQQLAKATRDTAAIYLACGVDSSQASVFVQSHVHAHVELMWLLSAAAPIGWLNRMIQFKEKSLKAGDENVGVALLTYPVLMASDILLYQSDFVPVGEDQKQHLELTRELAQRVNNLYGGRKWKKLGGRGGAIFKVPEPLIPPAGARIMSLTDGLSKMSKSAPSDQSRINLLDSKDAIANKIKRCKTDSFPGLEFDNPERPECNNLLSIYQLISGKTKEEVIQECQDMNWGTFKSLITDALIDHLHPIQVRYEEIMSDPAFLDGVLTEGAARAKEIADATLNNVYQAMGFLRR, translated from the exons ATGAGCCGTTCTGCGCTCTCCCATTTCTTCATCCCCTTCAATTACTCCCCTCGCTTCACTTCACT GTCGAGCGGGGGAGCTTCCAGCAGGTTCTCCAGAGTCCTGCCCCTGAGGAGGCGAAGCTTTGCTCCAAGCGGGCGCGACCCAAGACGTTTCCAGTGCTACTGCAGCGTCTCGGACTCTGAACCGGCTATTTTGGAGACTTCCCCGAGCTCTGTGAG GAAGAGAATAGTGTCCGGAGTTCAACCGACTGGGTCCATCCACCTTGGAAATTATCTTGGGGCCATAAAAAATTGGATCGCCCTTCAG AATGCATACGAGACCCTCTTTTTCATTGTGGACCTTCATGCG ATTACGTTACCGTATGAGACGCAACAACTAGCTAAGGCGACAAGGGATACTGCAGCAATTTATTTGGCATGTGGAGTTGATAGCTCTCAG GCTTCTGTATTTGTGCAATCTCATGTCCATGCACATGTAGAGTTGATGTGGTTACTAAGTGCTGCAGCACCTATTGGTTGGCTTAATAGAATGATCCAATTCAAAGAGAAATCTCTGAAGGCG GGCGATGAAAATGTTGGAGTTGCATTATTAACTTATCCAGTTCTGATggcttctgacattcttctaTATCAG TCGGACTTTGTCCCAGTGGGTGAGGATCAGAAGCAGCACCTAGAGTTGACCAGGGAACTAGCTCAGCGTGTTAATAACTTATATGGAGGAAGAAAGTGGAAGAAATTGGGAGG GAGAGGTGGTGCTATTTTCAAG GTACCGGAGCCCCTTATTCCACCCGCTGGAGCAAGAATTATGTCCCTTACAGACGGGCTGTCTAAG ATGTCAAAATCTGCACCTTCTGATCAATCACGTATCAATCTTCTCGACTCAAAAGAT GCTATTGCAAACAAGATTAAGCGCTGCAAAACCGACTCATTTCCCGG TTTGGAATTTGACAATCCCGAGAGACCTGAATGCAACAATCTTCTTTCAATATATCAGCTCATCTCAGGAAAAACCAAAGAG GAAGTGATACAGGAGTGCCAAGACATGAATTGGGGCACATTCAAAAGTCTAATAACAGATGCATTAATTGATCATCTCCACCCGATTCAG GTTCGGTACGAGGAAATCATGTCCGATCCAGCATTTCTGGATGGAGTCCTAACTGAAGGCGCTGCAAGAGCCAAGGAAATAGCTGATGCCACTCTCAACAATGTCTATCAGGCGATGGGATTCCTCCGAAGATGA
- the LOC116188243 gene encoding auxin-responsive protein IAA28-like, with protein sequence MDRPRSSQLYCSLGKEKERASSADDNTLELSLSPPGERKCTMSTPKRSSDRPVVGWPPVGSFRKNLAGNKHAYSSSPPMDKFRKGERDMELEAALTVNQHLFVKIYMEGFLIGRKVDLLAYDSYKKLSVAIDELFGGLVAVDRWNEETTTEEHGDVDSNREYTLVYEDNEGDIILAGDVPWNMFVSTAKKLHLIRSSRLSTNLLATGSCDQAKVALDSAMGDERYSSKQPF encoded by the exons ATGGACAGACCTCGAAGTTCTCAGTTATACTGTTCTCTTGGCAAGGAGAAAGAAAGGGCATCATCAGCAGACGATAACACCTTGGAGTTGAGTCTTAGCCCTCCTGGGGAAAGAAAATGTACCATGAGCACTCCGAAAAG AAGCTCGGATAGGCCAGTTGTGGGGTGGCCTCCAGTAGGCTCGTTTAGGAAGAACCTGGCGGGCAACAAACACGCCTATTCTTCTTCCCCTCCCATGGACAAGTTCCGGAAGGGGGAAAGAGACATGGAACTCGAAGCTGCCCTCACAGTGAACCAACACCTCTTTGTGAAGATTTACATGGAGGGCTTCCTGATCGGGAGGAAAGTGGACCTTCTAGCCTACGACAGCTACAAGAAACTCTCTGTTGCCATAGACGAACTATTTGGAGGCCTAGTTGCAG TTGATCGATGGAATGAAGAAACAACGACCGAAGAACATGGTGATGTTGACAGTAATCGAGAATATACTCTGGTCTACGAGGATAACGAAGGGGACATAATTCTTGCCGGGGATGTTCCATGGAA CATGTTTGTATCCACAGCAAAGAAGCTGCACCTGATAAGAAGCTCTCGACTTTCGACTAATTTGCTGG CAACCGGTAGCTGTGATCAAGCAAAGGTCGCACTTGATTCTGCAATGGGAGATGAAAGATATAGCAGCAAGCAACCGTTTTAA